The nucleotide window TGAAAAAACCGCTTCGAGCGGTTCACGACTTTGAAAGCCCCCGGCTTTGCCGGGGGATGCTTACTATTGCCAAAAGTGTTGTGGGAAAATTGTATACAGTATGCATGCTTATCATAATAAGCTATCAGAAATCAAGGGAAAAAATATGAAGTTCCCCCTCCCGTTTTCGACGGAATTCCCCTTTTGGCTTTCTTATGCTATAGAACCAGAGAGAGCTCTGCCGAATCGACTGCAGAGGTGCTGCAGGCCTGTCCCGCATCCGAAATTCATCCTGTCCGGGCCTTGCCGCCCATACCTGAAGGGAGACCATGCCGATGAAAAATCTCGATCAAGCGTTCCGATCGCTTTTTGAAACCAATATGGGTATTCGCGCCGGTGAGCGGGTACTGGTGTTCAGCGACCTGATCCGGCCGGATGAAGAGCCTTCCGCCGGCGATCGTGACCGGCGTACCCGTCTGCAGGCCACCGCCCGCGAGGCAGCCGACTTTGCGGCCCGTGCCTGGGGCAGCGGGACGTTCGTCGATTTTCCCGCCACTCCGGCATCCGGGGCCGAGCCCCCGCGGGAGTTGTGGCTGGCCACCTTCGGGGCGGAAGCGCTGGCGCACCTGGAGGGAGCCGGGCTGCTGGACAGGCTGCTGGTCAAGAGCGCCACACCTGAAGAGGTGGACCGCGCCCGTGAGATCGTAGTGGAGCATAAGGAATCCGCCGCCGACATCATCATTGCCATGAGCAACAATTCCACCAGCCACACCCGCTACCGGGCCCTGGCCTGTGCCACCGGCACCCGCTTCGCCAGCCTGCCGCACTTCGACCCGGAGATGTTCCATACCTCCATGACTGTCGACTGGCAGGTCCTGGCCGATCGTACCGCCCGGCTGGCAACGGCGGTCAACCGAGCCGACTGGGTGAGGGTCACCACACCCAACGGCACCGATATGCGGATCTGCAAGCAGGGGCGCGTCGCCAAAGAGGACGACGGATTGCTGACTGCCCCCGGCAGCTTCGGCAACCTGCCGGCCGGCGAGGCCTACCTGGCGCCGTTGGAGGGGAAGAGTCACGGCGTGATGGTGATCGAGTGGGGGCCGACCCGCAGGCTGGATGAACCGTTGCGTCTGACGGTTGAAAACGGGCGGGTGGTCTCGATCGAGGGCAACGACCAACACCGTGCCAAGCTGGAGGCCAAGTTCACCGAGAACGACAACTGCCGCAACTTCGCAGAACTGGGCATCGGCACCAACGATCGGGCCACCCGGCCGGACAACGTGCTGGAGGCGGAAAAGATCATGGGCACGATCCACCTCGCCCTGGGGGACAACTCCGGATTTGGCGGCACGGTCAGCGCCCCCTTTCACGAGGATTACGTCTTCTACCGACCGACCCTGACCGCCATTGCAGCGGACGGCAGTGTGCAGGTCATCATCGACGACGGCAGGATGCTGATATGAATGACATTCTCACCCTCGGATTTTCTCCCTGCCCCAATGACACCTTCATGTTCTATCCGCTGGTCCACGGTCTGGTGGACACCGGCGGTCTTTCCTACCGGGAGCGCCTGGAGGATGTGGAAACCCTCAACCAGCTGGCGCTGAAGGGGGAGCTGGATGTGACCAAGGTCTCCTACCACGCCTTGGGGCACATCCGCGACAAATATGCCCTGCTGCGCTCCGGCAGCGCCCTGGGGCGCGGTTGCGGTCCGTTGCTGGTGACAGCCGGGGATACGGGGTTGCAGGACCTGG belongs to Geobacter sp. SVR and includes:
- a CDS encoding aminopeptidase, whose product is MKNLDQAFRSLFETNMGIRAGERVLVFSDLIRPDEEPSAGDRDRRTRLQATAREAADFAARAWGSGTFVDFPATPASGAEPPRELWLATFGAEALAHLEGAGLLDRLLVKSATPEEVDRAREIVVEHKESAADIIIAMSNNSTSHTRYRALACATGTRFASLPHFDPEMFHTSMTVDWQVLADRTARLATAVNRADWVRVTTPNGTDMRICKQGRVAKEDDGLLTAPGSFGNLPAGEAYLAPLEGKSHGVMVIEWGPTRRLDEPLRLTVENGRVVSIEGNDQHRAKLEAKFTENDNCRNFAELGIGTNDRATRPDNVLEAEKIMGTIHLALGDNSGFGGTVSAPFHEDYVFYRPTLTAIAADGSVQVIIDDGRMLI